One Thermodesulfobacteriota bacterium genomic region harbors:
- the cas6 gene encoding CRISPR system precrRNA processing endoribonuclease RAMP protein Cas6, translated as MQGFELTLAFDQALPKGVEWGRALHGLFFKKILKTKTADLLRSSLSFKPYTLRYKSVSQGAQMKLRVNLLLESFKDTLAEELPQKVGYKFNLDSWDGHIAFVNSFPFPTYSDILLGANSSEYFSLSFRKTTFKRGDYDYPLPDPILIFGNLCTRWHSFSPIKMSEDLPTIWEKSRLLILDSSRVSTIVIGLNQEEIHAFNGTVIFRIAERNKVLRQQIHALARYATIAGIGAKTTMGLGMARYEPIFAGTGRKTTHGMGMTRRVVSRKSR; from the coding sequence ATGCAAGGATTTGAACTAACTCTGGCTTTTGATCAAGCCTTACCCAAGGGAGTCGAATGGGGCCGGGCTTTGCATGGACTCTTCTTTAAGAAAATACTAAAAACGAAAACTGCTGACCTACTTCGGTCTAGTTTATCGTTTAAACCTTATACTCTGCGGTATAAATCTGTTTCTCAAGGTGCTCAGATGAAGCTTAGAGTTAATCTTCTATTAGAGAGCTTTAAAGATACTCTGGCTGAAGAATTACCACAAAAAGTTGGTTATAAATTTAATCTCGACTCTTGGGATGGGCATATAGCTTTTGTTAACAGTTTTCCCTTTCCGACCTATTCTGACATCTTGTTAGGGGCTAATTCTTCTGAGTATTTCAGTTTAAGTTTTCGTAAGACTACTTTCAAAAGAGGTGATTATGACTATCCTCTGCCTGATCCTATTTTAATTTTTGGCAATTTATGTACTCGCTGGCATAGCTTTTCTCCCATCAAAATGTCTGAAGATCTACCCACTATCTGGGAAAAGAGCAGGCTATTAATTCTTGATTCTAGTAGGGTAAGTACCATTGTTATAGGTCTCAATCAAGAGGAAATTCATGCTTTCAACGGAACAGTGATCTTTAGAATTGCCGAGCGCAATAAAGTTCTTCGTCAACAAATACATGCCCTCGCTCGATATGCAACTATCGCGGGCATCGGGGCAAAGACAACTATGGGGTTAGGTATGGCAAGATATGAACCTATCTTTGCAGGCACGGGAAGGAAAACTACGCACGGGATGGGAATGACGCGAAGAGTCGTTAGTAGAAAAAGTCGTTAG
- the cas3 gene encoding CRISPR-associated helicase Cas3' — MEKVNLEGIGRIFFKYDSTGLPTRAIIHTLSSHQANTRFLIESFQSVQKELVKWKENLARAAEIHDCGKIDTFDLRLDKKDGKYILIYSFRGHPYRQIVNELASPDTESLVNQLIKNHHKYSVESIVQAVNLLRRQGENPDTLFEYPELLYSLELADQIEAESATWAIDGDASSRTFMDVELRPEKRSNGEIYLHVHPWAFVFDIVRRDIIGLEIELEDKFRINKWWEETNNLKNHIEEKLREAIQIGRFQPVHSYYLKKPPEVSYTFIDGLLKKDNVDDTYRLIGGDTFKPNALQREAFDLFADDDISSLILAPTGSGKTEAILFPALSFNKRLILVLPARSLVDDQRKRIDRYLKHLSGQIKDQQFSCIVDTGSQIEHVIYRGGQPQKAVHKPDRHFYSANIILTTLDKFIYRFFGYGAENKAYIYPRRIHRDIKKKKTVVVFDEAHSYEDVAFTNFLLLVESLYTNGVGIVVMTATMPKKTVKELTFLQSQIDFTSSGKLALLNRKSGDKTLKYISAKLATTDEETKTENLIINLTLKEVLSRYTSEKHIIVVFEKVEDAAEVYKKLEVSGEIDAKNLILYHGRLPDEERKDRYSKLKELNESNRGYVLVTTSAIEVGCDLDAHVLITQLPLPENLIQRAGRCNRKDKKGEYELIVIGNEIPKFLRPQWDEETYKEWFKNYIDELNHQDGGIFNVQRIKEHIKTEPLFDYRIEMLFGLLYDYVYNFNILNSYLHKQGFIITRSWEPRVTLTTTRLEPHTKATENLKNAIEVGIESLAISKTRWDKLSVDEQRELIAQANPIFEKVYNYDKGGWYWERARSGRVYFKELIIVVSESSYDEKIGHVKLPKIFVSNTWRNSYTREFNPVMDLLPRDETSEKSKKGKAKNSKQARSFTYSVGIPLARSSGEEASESEFDEGAIIA; from the coding sequence ATGGAAAAGGTAAACTTGGAAGGAATCGGAAGGATTTTCTTCAAGTATGATTCTACGGGTCTTCCGACTCGTGCAATAATCCACACTTTGAGTTCGCATCAAGCAAACACCAGATTCCTTATTGAGTCTTTCCAATCGGTGCAAAAAGAACTTGTTAAATGGAAGGAAAACCTGGCAAGAGCAGCGGAAATCCATGATTGCGGTAAGATAGATACCTTTGATTTAAGACTAGATAAAAAAGATGGAAAATATATTCTAATTTACTCCTTTCGTGGACATCCTTATAGACAGATTGTTAATGAACTGGCCAGCCCAGATACAGAGTCTTTGGTAAATCAGTTAATAAAGAATCATCACAAATACTCCGTGGAATCAATAGTTCAAGCTGTAAACCTTCTTAGAAGGCAGGGTGAGAATCCCGATACCCTATTTGAGTACCCTGAGCTTCTTTATAGTCTTGAACTCGCCGATCAAATTGAAGCAGAGTCAGCCACATGGGCAATTGATGGAGATGCTTCATCGCGCACTTTTATGGATGTTGAGCTTAGACCGGAAAAGCGATCAAACGGTGAGATTTATCTGCATGTTCACCCATGGGCGTTTGTCTTCGACATCGTTAGAAGAGATATAATAGGATTGGAAATCGAATTAGAGGATAAATTTCGCATTAATAAATGGTGGGAAGAGACAAACAACCTGAAAAACCACATAGAGGAAAAGCTAAGAGAGGCTATACAAATAGGGAGATTCCAGCCTGTTCATAGCTATTATCTTAAAAAGCCTCCAGAAGTATCATATACATTTATAGATGGATTACTAAAAAAAGATAATGTGGATGATACCTACCGTCTTATTGGCGGGGATACCTTCAAACCAAATGCTTTGCAGAGAGAAGCTTTTGATCTTTTTGCAGATGATGATATTTCAAGTTTAATTCTAGCTCCAACAGGTTCTGGAAAGACTGAGGCAATTTTGTTTCCAGCACTCAGCTTTAATAAGAGACTTATTTTAGTCTTACCAGCACGTAGCCTTGTTGATGACCAGAGAAAGCGAATAGATAGATACCTGAAACACCTGTCAGGACAAATTAAAGACCAGCAGTTTAGCTGTATTGTTGACACTGGTAGTCAAATAGAACACGTGATTTATCGAGGTGGTCAACCCCAAAAAGCAGTTCATAAGCCAGACCGTCACTTCTATTCGGCTAATATAATCCTGACAACCCTTGATAAATTCATATATAGGTTCTTTGGATATGGAGCGGAAAATAAAGCATATATTTATCCTCGCCGTATTCATAGAGATATCAAAAAGAAAAAGACTGTGGTGGTATTTGATGAAGCCCACAGTTATGAGGATGTTGCCTTTACAAACTTCTTGCTACTTGTTGAGTCTCTTTATACAAACGGAGTTGGCATAGTAGTAATGACAGCCACTATGCCGAAAAAGACAGTCAAAGAACTTACATTCTTACAATCACAAATAGATTTCACCTCTTCTGGAAAGCTTGCCCTGCTTAACCGAAAATCAGGAGATAAAACCCTCAAATACATATCTGCTAAGCTCGCTACTACGGACGAGGAAACTAAAACAGAAAACTTAATCATTAATCTCACATTAAAAGAGGTTTTAAGCCGATATACCAGCGAAAAACATATAATCGTCGTGTTTGAAAAAGTCGAAGATGCCGCTGAGGTCTATAAAAAGCTCGAAGTAAGTGGGGAAATAGATGCAAAGAATCTTATTCTTTATCATGGAAGACTACCAGATGAGGAGAGAAAGGATCGTTATAGTAAGCTGAAAGAACTCAATGAAAGTAATCGGGGTTATGTACTTGTTACTACTAGCGCTATTGAAGTTGGATGTGACTTGGATGCTCATGTACTTATAACTCAACTTCCACTTCCCGAAAATCTCATTCAGCGTGCAGGACGGTGTAACAGAAAAGATAAAAAAGGAGAATACGAATTGATAGTAATAGGAAACGAAATACCCAAATTCTTACGTCCGCAGTGGGATGAAGAGACTTATAAGGAGTGGTTTAAAAATTATATTGATGAACTTAATCATCAGGATGGTGGAATATTTAATGTTCAAAGGATAAAGGAGCATATAAAAACAGAACCTTTATTCGACTACAGGATCGAAATGCTCTTTGGACTTCTTTATGACTATGTTTATAACTTCAATATTCTAAATTCCTATCTTCACAAGCAGGGTTTTATAATTACACGTAGTTGGGAACCTAGAGTTACTCTTACAACAACTCGATTAGAACCACATACTAAAGCAACAGAAAATCTCAAAAATGCAATTGAAGTTGGAATTGAAAGCTTGGCTATATCGAAGACTAGATGGGATAAATTATCTGTTGATGAACAGAGAGAATTGATTGCCCAAGCTAATCCGATTTTTGAGAAAGTATACAACTATGATAAAGGTGGATGGTACTGGGAAAGAGCCAGAAGCGGAAGAGTCTACTTCAAAGAGCTAATCATTGTTGTCTCGGAAAGTAGCTATGATGAAAAGATTGGACATGTTAAATTACCAAAAATATTTGTCTCTAACACTTGGCGAAATAGTTATACCCGAGAGTTCAATCCTGTAATGGATCTCTTGCCGAGAGATGAAACCTCTGAAAAATCCAAAAAGGGAAAAGCAAAAAACTCTAAGCAGGCTAGGAGTTTTACTTATTCGGTTGGTATTCCGCTGGCTCGATCCAGTGGAGAGGAAGCGAGTGAATCCGAATTCGATGAAGGAGCGATTATAGCTTAG